The window TTATAATACTTCTTCTTTTAGGGTTAATCCTTTGTGTTTCAAAAGCTATATTATTTATAAATGGAGTTATTTACCTTTTTTATTTTTCGTTGAAAATAAAGCAATTGAAGAAAAAAATAGTATATTTTACAATATTAGGAATAGTATCTATATCGGTATTTAATATTCATTTTATAAAGGATAGGTTTACTGACGGATTACGTTTTAGTCCAGAAATATTAAACTTTAAACCAACTAACGATTTTAGCCAAAAAAAAATATTCACCTATCAAGAAAAGACAGAAATAAGTGATTTAGAGTTAAGATATGTCTTAAGTAGTATTGGTGTTTATCATTTAGTAAAAGATGGCAAATTACTTTTTGGTTTCAAACAAGGGGACACTAAAGATTATTTGAACTATTATTTTTTTTCCTATAACTTAGGACCCAATTGGTTCGAAGATTTTAATTTACACAATCAATACACCCACATGCTAGTAACGTATGGTGTTTTTGTATTGATCTTTTTTTTAAGTTATTTGTTTTTTAGTTTTTATAAAGCAATCAAACACAAAAACGTAATGCATGTTTTTTTCCTTATACTTGTATGTTTTGGATTTCTTTTTGAAGTCACGCTCGTTAGAAGCAAGGGGATTGTATTTTTTTATTTTTTTAACACACTTTTTTTACAAAACTATTTAAATTTTGAAGATAGCAATAATAGGAACTAGAGGGGTTCCAAATCATCACGGAGGATTTGAGCAATTTGCGGAATTCTTTTCGGTTTTTTTAGCCGATAATAAGCACGACGTATATGTATATAATTCGCATACGCACCCTTACCAAGAAAGTACGTTTAAAGGAGTAAAAATTATTCATTGTAAAGATCCAGAAAATGTAATAGGTACTCCCGGACAGTTTTTATACGACTTAAACTGTATAAGAGATGCCAGAAAAAGAGATTTTGACATCATACTACAACTAGGGTATACAAGTAATTCTGTTTGGCATCGGTTTTTGCCTAAAAAAGCCATAATAATCACCAACATGGATGGTTTAGAATGGAAAAGAAGTAAATACTCTAAACCCGTACAAACCTTTCTAAAATATGCCGAAAAACTTGCTATAAATAGTAGTGATTATTTAATCTCAGATTCTATTGGTATACAAGAGTATATTCAAAACACCTATAATAAAGATTCTACATACATTGCGTATGGAGCAGATAACTTTATAAATGAAGATAGCGCGGTTTTAGAATCCTACAATGTAACTCCGTATAAATACAACATGTTAATTGCTAGATTTGAACCAGAAAATAATCTAGAAACGATTTTAGATGGCGCAAGCCTTGCAGATAAAAAGGAAACCTTTTTAGTAGTAGGTAAACATGATGCCAATGAATTTGGTGAGTACTTAAAGAAAAAGTATATCGATCATAAAAATATTCGCTTCATTGGAGGAGTTTATAATTTAGAGCATTTAAATAACCTTAGACATTTTTCTAATTTATATTTTCACGGGCACTCGGTAGGAGGAACAAATCCTTCTTTACTAGAAGCCATGGCATCTACCACATTAATTATTGCAAATGATAATGTATTTAATAAAGCAATTTTAAATGAAGATGCTTTCTATTTTACAGACAAAAATGAAGTCGCTAAATATATCGACACCATAAATAAAGAAGCGTATCAAGATAAAATCACTAATAATTTTAAGAAAATAGAAGACACCTTTAATTGGAATAAAATTAATAATGAATACCTGAAACTCTTGCTAAAAGCGTTAAAAGAAAAGAAATAAGAATAAAGGATAATACTTTCACTAATAAATAATAAAGCTTTATTGTTGAAAAACGTAATTATTTCTTTATTTTGAAATAATTTACGTGTAAAAACAAAATTGCTAGAATTTAAATTAGTATTATTTTTATAATAGTAATAATAATAAAAGAAGTTTAAATAAATGAAAATAAAAAACATCTGTTGTATTGGAGCTGGTTATGTTGGTGGACCAACCATGGCCGTAATAGCAAAACAATGCCCTAACATAAAAGTAACTGTTGTAGATATTAATGAAGCTAGAATTGCAGCATGGAATGATAATAATTTAGATAATCTTCCTGTTTTTGAACCAGGTTTAGACGCTATTGTTAAAGAAGCAAGAGGAAGAAACTTATTCTTTTCAACTGAAGTAGATAAAGCTATTGACGAGGCTGAAATGATATTTATATCTGTAAATACACCAACCAAAACTTACGGAAAAGGGAAAGGGATGGCTGCAGATTTAAAATATATCGAGTTATGTGCTCGCCAAATTGCTAGAGTTTCTAAACAAGATAAGATTATTGTTGAAAAATCTACACTTCCTGTTCGAACTGCTTCTGCCATAAAAGATATTTTAGACAATACAGGTAATGATGTTGCTTTTCAAATATTATCAAATCCAGAATTTTTAGCCGAAGGTACAGCTGTTGAGGATCTTTTAAGCCCAGATAGAGTACTTATTGGTGGTGATACAACTCCAGAAGGAACGAAAGCT is drawn from Lacinutrix sp. WUR7 and contains these coding sequences:
- a CDS encoding DUF1972 domain-containing protein gives rise to the protein MKIAIIGTRGVPNHHGGFEQFAEFFSVFLADNKHDVYVYNSHTHPYQESTFKGVKIIHCKDPENVIGTPGQFLYDLNCIRDARKRDFDIILQLGYTSNSVWHRFLPKKAIIITNMDGLEWKRSKYSKPVQTFLKYAEKLAINSSDYLISDSIGIQEYIQNTYNKDSTYIAYGADNFINEDSAVLESYNVTPYKYNMLIARFEPENNLETILDGASLADKKETFLVVGKHDANEFGEYLKKKYIDHKNIRFIGGVYNLEHLNNLRHFSNLYFHGHSVGGTNPSLLEAMASTTLIIANDNVFNKAILNEDAFYFTDKNEVAKYIDTINKEAYQDKITNNFKKIEDTFNWNKINNEYLKLLLKALKEKK